A region from the Alkalidesulfovibrio alkalitolerans DSM 16529 genome encodes:
- a CDS encoding cell division protein FtsX — protein sequence MGSVIRMAVRGIRELGDHPLAQAFTLAAVTLSAFLAGLFLLLLHNIDRVVTEQRGEVTFQIYWQAKLPQDQVAKAWEELRQDPALKSLETFTPEQAFGELSKAFGGRGSLAPGRENPLPPTAKATFAVPKDDAAWAQGIRDRLRGMAGVTDVHYNPLQMDLATSWVRVSRGVVWPLIGLLGLVAGLIVGNTIKLAQISRLDEVDILRLVGATRAYIQLPMLSGGAFLCLVAGVLALLLLKGFQLVAHNALNVAPLFVTIEFLPMTQALGLFGALIGVGLVSSWVAVKE from the coding sequence ATGGGCTCCGTCATCCGCATGGCCGTGCGCGGCATCCGCGAACTCGGCGACCATCCCCTGGCCCAGGCCTTCACCCTGGCGGCGGTCACGCTTTCCGCCTTTCTGGCCGGGCTCTTCCTGCTGCTTTTGCACAACATCGACCGCGTGGTCACGGAGCAGCGCGGCGAGGTGACCTTCCAGATCTACTGGCAGGCCAAGCTCCCGCAGGACCAGGTGGCCAAGGCCTGGGAGGAATTGCGCCAGGATCCGGCCTTAAAGAGCCTTGAGACCTTCACCCCGGAGCAGGCCTTCGGTGAGTTGTCCAAGGCCTTTGGCGGCCGGGGCTCCCTGGCTCCTGGCCGGGAGAATCCCCTGCCGCCCACGGCCAAGGCCACCTTCGCCGTGCCCAAGGACGACGCGGCCTGGGCCCAGGGCATCAGGGACCGGCTGCGGGGCATGGCTGGCGTGACCGACGTGCATTACAACCCCTTGCAGATGGACCTGGCCACCTCCTGGGTGCGGGTCAGCCGGGGCGTGGTCTGGCCACTCATCGGGCTGCTCGGGCTCGTGGCGGGTTTGATCGTGGGCAACACCATCAAGCTGGCCCAGATCTCGCGCCTGGACGAGGTGGACATCCTGCGCCTAGTGGGCGCGACCAGGGCCTACATCCAGCTTCCCATGCTCTCGGGCGGGGCCTTCCTGTGCCTCGTCGCGGGCGTTCTGGCGCTCTTGCTGCTCAAGGGTTTCCAGCTTGTGGCGCACAACGCGCTGAACGTGGCGCCGCTCTTCGTGACCATCGAATTCCTGCCCATGACCCAGGCGCTGGGACTCTTCGGCGCGCTGATCGGCGTGGGGTTGGTGTCGAGCTGGGTCGCGGTCAAGGAATAG
- the ftsE gene encoding cell division ATP-binding protein FtsE translates to MVHLERVSFNFGKNWALKDVSLSLDKGEFLFLTGPSGAGKTTLMRLLYGALPVTRGMKAEVCGFDLKKLTRSRIPKLRREIGVVFQDFKILPKRTVFANVALALEVRGTPRNLIERRVRAVLRVLKLDDKAYEACERLSGGEQQRVAIARAVVVNPKLILADEPTGNLDMGLSRRLIEVFKQFHAYGASIIMATHNAEVLHMVPEARVLHLDDGTVCEAQCSVESRGEPLSRPIDQDASADMEGEG, encoded by the coding sequence ATGGTTCATCTGGAGCGGGTGTCCTTCAACTTCGGCAAGAACTGGGCCCTGAAGGACGTTTCCCTCAGCCTGGACAAGGGCGAGTTCCTGTTCCTGACCGGCCCCTCGGGCGCTGGCAAGACCACGCTCATGCGGCTGCTCTACGGCGCCCTGCCCGTGACGCGGGGAATGAAGGCCGAGGTCTGCGGCTTCGACTTGAAGAAGCTTACGCGCTCGCGCATCCCGAAGCTCAGGCGCGAGATCGGCGTGGTCTTCCAGGATTTCAAGATCCTGCCCAAGCGCACGGTCTTTGCCAACGTGGCCCTGGCCCTGGAGGTGCGCGGCACGCCCAGGAACCTCATCGAGCGGCGGGTGCGGGCGGTGCTGCGCGTGCTCAAGCTCGACGACAAGGCCTACGAGGCCTGCGAGCGGCTCTCGGGCGGCGAACAGCAGCGCGTGGCCATCGCCCGGGCCGTGGTCGTGAACCCCAAGCTCATCTTGGCCGACGAGCCCACCGGCAACCTGGACATGGGGCTCTCACGCCGCCTGATCGAGGTCTTCAAGCAATTCCACGCCTACGGCGCGAGCATCATCATGGCCACGCACAACGCCGAGGTGCTGCACATGGTGCCCGAGGCGCGGGTGCTGCACCTGGACGACGGCACGGTCTGCGAGGCGCAGTGCTCCGTGGAGAGCCGTGGGGAGCCGCTCTCGCGGCCCATCGACCAGGATGCCTCGGCCGACATGGAAGGGGAGGGCTGA